From the genome of Vigna angularis cultivar LongXiaoDou No.4 chromosome 11, ASM1680809v1, whole genome shotgun sequence, one region includes:
- the LOC108332537 gene encoding G-type lectin S-receptor-like serine/threonine-protein kinase SD1-1 isoform X2, translated as MRRSVLPSLLFILCLLQPSEGEHIGIYWGQKANEGNLTETCATGKYSYVNIAFLSTFGNGQTPKLNLAGHCDASTNGCTEMGREIRNCQKQGIKVMLSIGGGTDDYSITSLEDAKNVSDYLWDNFLGGSSSSRPFGDVVLDGIDFDIQAGESSFLGNLSLQLISYSQTRKVYLSAAPQCPFPDARLDSVLATGVFDYVWIQFYNNPPCQYTDNNFDNLLKAWNLWSTSLKAGKMFLGLPADQTAAGSGYVPADVLVSKILPEIKKSSNYGGVMLWSRYEDETSGYSSYIQNFHLNQTVDSLCTQQSLRACRSSEGGFVESFGNMSNVGIQVYAGSNGTQCCEIICRNNCSCQAYAPTNRKNNTGCQIWLKGTEFVRASADKSLPIYVSVALLPEDKVNRWYIWLIVGVAAAFAIPVIFSSWRALWRNYKAKVERKKMQEKLLLDIGENFSAANKLGEGGFGPVYKGTLRDQQEVAIKRLSKSSGQGVIEFKNEAKLMAKLQHTHLVKLLGFCIQRDERILVYEYMPNKSLDFYLFDSTRKNLLDWEKRLNIIGGIAQGLLYLHKYSRLKVIHRDLKAGNILLDHEMNPKISDFGMARIFGVRASEENTNRVVGTYGYMAPEYAINGVVSIKIDVFSFGVLLLETLSGKKNNSRYDSDRPLNLIGYAWELWNEGRALGLIDPDSYELCPQNAILRCIHIGLLCVQDQATDRPTMEDIVSFLSNDTMQLPQPKQPAFFINVVVEDSVLPYSRQELHSSNDLTLSSTHGR; from the exons ATGAGGAGAAGTGTGCTTCCCTCTCTATTGTTCATCCTCTGTCTACTTCAGCCATCTGAAGGTGAACACATTGGCATTTACTGGGGTCAAAAGGCCAATGAGGGAAACCTGACAGAAACGTGTGCAACAGGAAAATACTCCTACGTCAACATAGCCTTCCTTTCCACCTTTGGGAATGGCCAAACCCCAAAACTGAACCTGGCTGGTCATTGTGACGCATCTACTAATGGGTGCACTGAGATGGGAAGAGAAATTAGAAATTGTCAAAAGCAAGGGATCAAGGTGATGCTTTCTATTGGAGGAGGAACTGATGATTACTCTATAACTTCCCTTGAGGATGCCAAGAATGTTTCCGACTACTTGTGGGACAATTTCCTGGGTGGTTCATCCTCATCACGCCCATTTGGGGATGTTGTCTTAGATGGCATTGACTTTGACATACAGGCAGGTGAATCATCATTCCTGGGAAACCTTTCTCTTCAACTCATTTCATATTCACAGACACGTAAAGTGTACCTGTCAGCAGCTCCTCAGTGTCCATTTCCTGATGCTAGGTTGGATTCAGTCCTTGCTACTGGCGTTTTTGACTATGTCTGGATACAATTCTACAACAATCCTCCATGCCAATATACCGACAACAATTTCGACAACCTCCTTAAAGCATGGAACCTTTGGTCCACCTCATTGAAGGCAGGGAAAATGTTTCTGGGGTTACCAGCAGATCAAACTGCAGCTGGAAGCGGTTATGTTCCGGCTGATGTATTAGTTTCTAAGATCTTGCCTGAGATTAAAAAGTCATCAAATTATGGAGGTGTTATGTTGTGGTCAAGGTACGAGGATGAAACGAGTGGATACAGCTCCtacattcaaaattttcacttaAATCAGACGGTAGATTCTCTATGCACACAGCAAAGCCTTCGTGCATGCAGGAGCTCTGAAGGTGGTTTTGTGGAAAGTTTTGGTAACATGTCCAACGTTGGCATACAAGTTTATGCCGGCAGCAATGGTACGCAGTGCTGTGAGATCATATGTAGGAACAATTGTTCGTGTCAAGCATATGCCCCAACAAACCGCAAAAACAATACCGGATGCCAGATATGGCTCAAAGGAACAGAATTCGTTAGAGCTTCTGCAGACAAATCACTGCCTATCTATGTTTCTGTTGCACTGCTCCCAGAAGACAAAG TAAACCGGTGGTACATATGGCTCATCGTTGGGGTGGCAGCAGCATTTGCAATACCTGTAATTTTCTCTTCATGGCGTGCCTTGTGGAGAAACTACAAAGCTAAAG TGGAGAGAAAGAAGATGCAGGAGAAGTTATTACTTGATATTGGAG AGAATTTCTCAGCGGCCAATAAGCTAGGAGAGGGTGGATTTGGTCCTGTTTATAAG GGAACACTGCGTGATCAGCAAGAAGTAGCAATCAAGCGACTTTCTAAAAGTTCAGGACAAGGGGTGATAGAATTTAAGAATGAAGCCAAACTTATGGCCAAACTCCAACACACTCATCTTGTAAAGCTTCTAGGGTTCTGCATCCAGAGAGATGAAAGAATATTGGTTTATGAATACATGCCTAACAAGAGCTTAGATTTCTACCTATTTG ATTCAACTAGAAAGAATTTGCTAGACTGGGAAAAACGGTTGAACATCATTGGAGGCATTGCTCAAGGACTTCTTTATCTGCACAAGTACTCGAGACTAAAGGTGATACATCGAGATCTGAAAGCAGGTAATATATTACTTGATCACGAGATGAATCCTAAGATATCTGACTTTGGCATGGCTCGAATATTCGGTGTAAGAGCATCAGAAGAAAACACAAACAGAGTTGTTGGTACATA TGGATACATGGCTCCAGAGTATGCAATAAATGGTGTTGTGTCCATCAAAATAGATGTATTCAGCTTTGGTGTGCTGCTGCTAGAAACACTTAGTGGCAAGAAAAATAACAGTCGTTATGATTCGGATCGTCCACTCAACCTCATAGGATAC GCGTGGGAGCTCTGGAATGAAGGCAGAGCTCTGGGGTTGATAGACCCAGATTCGTATGAACTATGTCCTCAGAATGCAATTTTGAGATGTATTCATATCGGCCTGCTGTGTGTACAAGATCAAGCAACAGATAGACCAACCATGGAAGACATTGTTTCATTTCTATCAAATGATACAATGCAACTTCCCCAACCAAAGCAGCCAGCGTTCTTCATCAATGTGGTTGTGGAAGACTCTGTGCTTCCTTACAGCAGACAAGAACTTCATTCCTCAAATGACTTAACACTTTCTAGCACACATGGAAGATAA
- the LOC108332537 gene encoding G-type lectin S-receptor-like serine/threonine-protein kinase CES101 isoform X1, with product MRRSVLPSLLFILCLLQPSEGEHIGIYWGQKANEGNLTETCATGKYSYVNIAFLSTFGNGQTPKLNLAGHCDASTNGCTEMGREIRNCQKQGIKVMLSIGGGTDDYSITSLEDAKNVSDYLWDNFLGGSSSSRPFGDVVLDGIDFDIQAGESSFLGNLSLQLISYSQTRKVYLSAAPQCPFPDARLDSVLATGVFDYVWIQFYNNPPCQYTDNNFDNLLKAWNLWSTSLKAGKMFLGLPADQTAAGSGYVPADVLVSKILPEIKKSSNYGGVMLWSRYEDETSGYSSYIQNFHLNQTVDSLCTQQSLRACRSSEGGFVESFGNMSNVGIQVYAGSNGTQCCEIICRNNCSCQAYAPTNRKNNTGCQIWLKGTEFVRASADKSLPIYVSVALLPEDKVNRWYIWLIVGVAAAFAIPVIFSSWRALWRNYKAKVERKKMQEKLLLDIGGNSRKSKNKGKTSNGVEIFTFETIVAATENFSAANKLGEGGFGPVYKGTLRDQQEVAIKRLSKSSGQGVIEFKNEAKLMAKLQHTHLVKLLGFCIQRDERILVYEYMPNKSLDFYLFDSTRKNLLDWEKRLNIIGGIAQGLLYLHKYSRLKVIHRDLKAGNILLDHEMNPKISDFGMARIFGVRASEENTNRVVGTYGYMAPEYAINGVVSIKIDVFSFGVLLLETLSGKKNNSRYDSDRPLNLIGYAWELWNEGRALGLIDPDSYELCPQNAILRCIHIGLLCVQDQATDRPTMEDIVSFLSNDTMQLPQPKQPAFFINVVVEDSVLPYSRQELHSSNDLTLSSTHGR from the exons ATGAGGAGAAGTGTGCTTCCCTCTCTATTGTTCATCCTCTGTCTACTTCAGCCATCTGAAGGTGAACACATTGGCATTTACTGGGGTCAAAAGGCCAATGAGGGAAACCTGACAGAAACGTGTGCAACAGGAAAATACTCCTACGTCAACATAGCCTTCCTTTCCACCTTTGGGAATGGCCAAACCCCAAAACTGAACCTGGCTGGTCATTGTGACGCATCTACTAATGGGTGCACTGAGATGGGAAGAGAAATTAGAAATTGTCAAAAGCAAGGGATCAAGGTGATGCTTTCTATTGGAGGAGGAACTGATGATTACTCTATAACTTCCCTTGAGGATGCCAAGAATGTTTCCGACTACTTGTGGGACAATTTCCTGGGTGGTTCATCCTCATCACGCCCATTTGGGGATGTTGTCTTAGATGGCATTGACTTTGACATACAGGCAGGTGAATCATCATTCCTGGGAAACCTTTCTCTTCAACTCATTTCATATTCACAGACACGTAAAGTGTACCTGTCAGCAGCTCCTCAGTGTCCATTTCCTGATGCTAGGTTGGATTCAGTCCTTGCTACTGGCGTTTTTGACTATGTCTGGATACAATTCTACAACAATCCTCCATGCCAATATACCGACAACAATTTCGACAACCTCCTTAAAGCATGGAACCTTTGGTCCACCTCATTGAAGGCAGGGAAAATGTTTCTGGGGTTACCAGCAGATCAAACTGCAGCTGGAAGCGGTTATGTTCCGGCTGATGTATTAGTTTCTAAGATCTTGCCTGAGATTAAAAAGTCATCAAATTATGGAGGTGTTATGTTGTGGTCAAGGTACGAGGATGAAACGAGTGGATACAGCTCCtacattcaaaattttcacttaAATCAGACGGTAGATTCTCTATGCACACAGCAAAGCCTTCGTGCATGCAGGAGCTCTGAAGGTGGTTTTGTGGAAAGTTTTGGTAACATGTCCAACGTTGGCATACAAGTTTATGCCGGCAGCAATGGTACGCAGTGCTGTGAGATCATATGTAGGAACAATTGTTCGTGTCAAGCATATGCCCCAACAAACCGCAAAAACAATACCGGATGCCAGATATGGCTCAAAGGAACAGAATTCGTTAGAGCTTCTGCAGACAAATCACTGCCTATCTATGTTTCTGTTGCACTGCTCCCAGAAGACAAAG TAAACCGGTGGTACATATGGCTCATCGTTGGGGTGGCAGCAGCATTTGCAATACCTGTAATTTTCTCTTCATGGCGTGCCTTGTGGAGAAACTACAAAGCTAAAG TGGAGAGAAAGAAGATGCAGGAGAAGTTATTACTTGATATTGGAGGTAATTCTAGAAAAAGTAAGAACAAGGGAAAGACAAGcaatggggttgaaatattcaCCTTTGAAACCATTGTTGCTGCAACAGAGAATTTCTCAGCGGCCAATAAGCTAGGAGAGGGTGGATTTGGTCCTGTTTATAAG GGAACACTGCGTGATCAGCAAGAAGTAGCAATCAAGCGACTTTCTAAAAGTTCAGGACAAGGGGTGATAGAATTTAAGAATGAAGCCAAACTTATGGCCAAACTCCAACACACTCATCTTGTAAAGCTTCTAGGGTTCTGCATCCAGAGAGATGAAAGAATATTGGTTTATGAATACATGCCTAACAAGAGCTTAGATTTCTACCTATTTG ATTCAACTAGAAAGAATTTGCTAGACTGGGAAAAACGGTTGAACATCATTGGAGGCATTGCTCAAGGACTTCTTTATCTGCACAAGTACTCGAGACTAAAGGTGATACATCGAGATCTGAAAGCAGGTAATATATTACTTGATCACGAGATGAATCCTAAGATATCTGACTTTGGCATGGCTCGAATATTCGGTGTAAGAGCATCAGAAGAAAACACAAACAGAGTTGTTGGTACATA TGGATACATGGCTCCAGAGTATGCAATAAATGGTGTTGTGTCCATCAAAATAGATGTATTCAGCTTTGGTGTGCTGCTGCTAGAAACACTTAGTGGCAAGAAAAATAACAGTCGTTATGATTCGGATCGTCCACTCAACCTCATAGGATAC GCGTGGGAGCTCTGGAATGAAGGCAGAGCTCTGGGGTTGATAGACCCAGATTCGTATGAACTATGTCCTCAGAATGCAATTTTGAGATGTATTCATATCGGCCTGCTGTGTGTACAAGATCAAGCAACAGATAGACCAACCATGGAAGACATTGTTTCATTTCTATCAAATGATACAATGCAACTTCCCCAACCAAAGCAGCCAGCGTTCTTCATCAATGTGGTTGTGGAAGACTCTGTGCTTCCTTACAGCAGACAAGAACTTCATTCCTCAAATGACTTAACACTTTCTAGCACACATGGAAGATAA
- the LOC108333248 gene encoding mitochondrial arginine transporter BAC2 → MEFWPEFLASSTGKEFVAGGFGGTAGIISGYPLDTLRVMQQNSFNTASAFSILRNVVANEGPTALYRGMAAPLASVTFQNAMVFQIYAILSRAFSSSDLVNDPPSYKGVALGGFCSGAIQSMILSPVELVKIRLQLQNTGQSIETRKGPMKVAKNIWKIEGLRGMYRGLGITMLRDAPAHGLYFWTYEYAREKLHPGCRRSCEESLNTMLVSGGLAGVVSWVLSYPLDVIKTRLQAQTLSSQKYRGILDCLRKSVREEGYEVLWRGLGTAVARAFVVNGAIFSAYEITLRCLFDK, encoded by the exons ATGGAGTTTTGGCCGGAGTTTCTTGCGAGCAGCACCGGAAAAGAGTTTGTAGCAGGAGGGTTTGGAGGCACTGCCGGAATAATCTCCGGTTACCCTTTAGACACTCTCCGTGTGATGCAGCAGAACTCCTTCAACACCGCCTCCGCCTTCAGCATCCTCAGAAATGTGGTGGCCAATGAAGGACCAACCGCTCTCTACCGCGGCATGGCGGCACCTTTGGCCTCTGTTACCTTTCAg AATGCTATGGTTTTCCAAATTTACGCAATTCTTTCAAGGGCATTTAGTTCGTCCGATTTGGTTAACGATCCTCCTTCTTACAAGGGTGTTGCTTTAGGAGGATTTTGTAGCGGTGCCATACAGAGTATGATACTATCCCCTGTTGAGTTAGTTAAAATTCGGCTTCAGTTGCAGAACACAGGTCAATCCATAGAAACCCGAAAAGGTCCTATGAAGGTGGCAAAAAACATATGGAAAATAGAGGGTCTTCGTGGCATGTACCGGGGACTTGGGATCACCATGCTAAGAGATGCACCAGCACATGGTCTCTACTTTTGGACATATGAATATGCAAGGGAGAAGCTTCACCCAGGTTGTAGAAGAAGTTGTGAAGAGAGCCTGAATACTATGCTGGTATCAGGAGGATTAGCTGGGGTGGTGAGTTGGGTTTTGAGCTACCCTTTAGACGTTATAAAAACAAGATTGCAGGCTCAAACACTTTCTTCGCAGAAATACAGAGGCATTTTGGATTGCCTTAGGAAGAGTGTTAGAGAAGAAGGATATGAGGTTCTATGGAGGGGTTTAGGAACTGCAGTTGCTAGAGCTTTTGTGGTGAACGGTGCTATATTTTCTGCATATGAGATCACTCTGAGGTGTCTGTTTGATAAATAA
- the LOC108318689 gene encoding kinesin-like protein KIN-13B: MNGAGRQGLRSGAAGVHHQRQYSDNFLDGSSNGNRWLQSAGLQHLQSSTNQLPPLQDYNLYGGGGAQGGRMYRNAQRSFNGGTEYYVEPSTPPGGYRASMQKKNGDDLSGDFSPGLLDLHSFDTELLPPEMPASNAYDGNSLYQPGRGRSFDDSEPYMLSKQTGRARAPENILKSFPAEKEKSNSVAKIKVVVRKRPMNKKELAKNEEDIIETYSNSLTVHETKLKVDLTQYVEKHEFVFDAVLNEEVTNDEVYRETVEPIVPIIFERTKATCFAYGQTGSGKTYTMKPLPLKASRDILRLMHHTYRNQGFQLFVSFFEIYGGKLFDLLNDRKKLCMREDGKQQVCIVGLQEYRVSDVENIKELIEKGNSTRSTGTTGANEESSRSHAILQLAIKRSVDGNESKPPRLVGKLSFIDLAGSERGADTTDNDKQTRIEGAEINKSLLALKECIRALDNDQGHIPFRGSKLTEVLRDSFVGNSRTVMISCISPSTGSCEHTLNTLRYADRVKSLSKGNNTKKDAVSSNFNLKESSAVPLSSITGSAYEDRTTDGWPDENEGDDFSPPEEYYEQVKPSLKKNVKMESYATTDDKLKKPSGLMKWKDLPKVEAQTTHAEDDLNALLQEEEDLVNAHRTQVEETMNIVREEMNLLVEADQPGNQLDDYITRLNAILSQKAAGILQLQTRLAHFQKRLKEHNVLVSSTTGY, translated from the exons ATGAACGGTGCAGGGAGACAGGGGCTGAGATCTGGTGCGGCCGGTGTGCACCACCAGCGCCAGTACTCAGATAACTTCCTCGATGGCTCTTCCAACGGCAACAGGTGGCTCCAATCGGCTGGCCTCCAACACCTTCAATCCTCCACCAATCAACTTCCTCCGCTTCAG GACTATAATTTATACGGCGGCGGAGGAGCGCAGGGAGGAAGAATGTACCGGAACGCGCAGAGGAGCTTTAACGGAGGGACTGAGTATTATGTGGAGCCTTCCACTCCTCCCGGTGGTTACCGTGCTTCGATGCAGAAAAAGAACGGCGATGATTTGTCTGGTGATTTCAGCCCCGGCTTGTTGGATCTGCATTCGTTCGATACCGAGCTTCTCCCTCCTGAG ATGCCAGCCTCCAATGCATATGATGGAAACTCCCTGTATCAACCTGGCCGAGGAAGAAGCTTTGATGACTCTGAACCTTACATGTTGAGCAAACAGACTGGAAGAGCTCGTGCTCCTGAAAACATATTGAAGAGTTTTCCTGCAGAAAAGGAGAAATCTAATTCTGTGGCAAAGATCAAAGTTGTG GTTCGTAAAAGACCAATGAATAAGAAAGAATTAGCAAAAAATGAGGAAGACATTATAGAAACATATTCCAATTCTTTAACCGTGCACGAGACTAAACTAAAG GTGGACTTAACTCAGTATGTAGAAAAGCATGAATTTGTTTTTGATGCTGTTTTGAATGAAGAGGTTACAAATGATGAG gTGTATCGTGAAACAGTAGAGCCTATAGTTCCAATAATCTTTGAACGCACTAAGGCAACATGCTTTGCATATGGACAAACAG GAAGCGGAAAAACTTACACTATGAAGCCACTGCCACTTAAAGCATCAAGGGACATCCTTAGATTGATGCATCATACTTACAGAAACCAGGGATTTCAATTGTTTGTGAGCTTCTTTGAAATATATGGTGGCAAACTTTTTGATCTTCTTAATGATCGAAA AAAACTTTGCATGAGGGAGGATGGTAAGCAGCAAGTTTGCATTGTGGGTTTGCAAGAGTACCGAGTATCAGATGTGGAGAACATCAAAGAACTGATTGAGAAAGGAAATTCCACTAGAAGTACAGGCACCACTGGTGCAAACGAGGAATCGTCACGGTCACATGCAATACTTCAACTTGCTATCAAGAGGTCTGTTGATGGAAATGAATCCAAACCTCCCCGTTTGGTTGGCAAGCTCTCCTTCATAGATCTTGCTGGAAGTGAGCGTGGAGCAGACACCACAGATAATGACAAACAAACAAG AATAGAAGGCGCTGAAATCAATAAGAGCTTACTTGCGCTAAAGGAATGTATAAGAGCTCTTGATAATGACCAAGGACACATCCCTTTCAGAGGCAGTAAACTGACTGAAGTTTTGAGGGATTCATTTGTTGGCAACTCCCGCACAGTTATGATTTCATGCATATCACCAAGCACTGGTTCATGCGAACATACGCTGAATACATTAAGATATGCTGACAG GGTGAAAAGCTTGTCGAAAGGGAACAATACAAAGAAAGATGCTGTATCATCAAATTTCAACCTTAAAGAATCAAGCGCGGTTCCTTTATCTTCCATTACTGGATCAGCCTATGAGGATCGCACAACTGATGGATGGCCAGATGAAAATGAAGGGGATGATTTTAGTCCCCCTGAAGAGTATTACGAGCAGGTGAAACCATCtttgaagaaaaatgtaaaGATGGAGTCATATGCTACAACTGATGACAAATTGAAGAAACCCAGTGGTCTGATGAAGTGGAAGGACCTCCCAAAAGTTGAGGCTCAAACCACACACGCTGAGGATGATTTAAATGCCCTCTTACAG GAAGAAGAGGACCTAGTAAATGCTCACCGGACACAAGTAGAGGAGACTATGAATATTGTTAGAGAG GAGATGAACCTCTTGGTTGAAGCAGATCAACCAGGGAATCAACTGGATGATTATATAACAAGACTAAATGCCATTCTTTCTCAGAAGGCAGCTGGCATCCTGCAGTTGCAAACCCGTTTAGCTCATTTTCAGAAACGTTTAAAGGAGCACAATGTTTTGGTTTCATCTACTACCGGTTactga